The Trichomycterus rosablanca isolate fTriRos1 chromosome 15, fTriRos1.hap1, whole genome shotgun sequence genome contains a region encoding:
- the cul4a gene encoding cullin-4A: MMADENKLSKSSNFSAFAENSNGLTKAPNSVTSKSGASKKLVIKNFKDRPKLTETYTEDTWLKLRDAVGAIQNSTSIKYNLEELYQAVENLCSYKVSPMLYKQLRQVCEDHVRAQIQLFREDSLDSLSFLKRMNRCWQDHCRQTIMIRSIFLFLDRTYVLQNSLLPSIWDTGLELFRTHIVSDSAVQSRTVEGILEQIEKERNGETVDRSLLRSLLGMLSDLQVYKESLEHRFLMETDRLYAAEGQRLMLERDVPEYLHHVAKRLEEENDRVISYLDQSTQKPLISVVEKQLLGEHLTAILHKGLSTLLDENRVTELTLLYQLFSKVKGGLPALLQFWREYIKSFGAEIVSSPEKDKDMVQELLDFKDKMDNVAQNCFQRNETFINAMKEAFESFINTRPNKPAELIAKYVDSKLRAGNKEATEEELERILDKIMIIFRFIHGKDVFEAFYKKDLAKRLLVGKSASVDAEKSMLSKLKHECGAAFTSKLEGMFKDMELSKDIMIQFKQYMQNQSDPSNIDLTVNILTMGYWPTYTPMEVHLPPEMVKLQEVFKMFYLGKHSGRKLQWQATLGHSVLKAEFKEGKKELQVSLFQTLVLLMFNEGEEFTLEEIQTATGIETSELRRTLQSLACGKARVLNKNPKGKDVEDGDRFNFNSDFKHKLFRIKINQIQMKETVEEQVSTTERVFQDRQYQIDAAVVRIMKMRKTLSHNLLLSELYNQLKFPVKPGDLKKRIESLIDRDYMERDKENPNQYHYVA, from the exons ATGATGGCTGATGAAAACAAACTGAGCAAGAGCTCAAACTTCTCTGCTTTTGCAGAAAACAGTAACGGCTTGACAAAAGCCCCGAATTCAGTGACTTCAAAAAGTGGTGCATCAAAAAAACTGGTAATCAAGAATTTCAAAG ACAGACCCAAGCTGACAGAAACCTACACAGAGGACACGTGGCTGAAGTTGCGCGATGCTGTCGGTGCTATACAGAACAGTACTTCAATCAAATACAACCTGGAGGAGCTCTATCAG GCAGTGGAGAATCTTTGCTCCTACAAAGTTTCTCCCATGTTATACAAGCAACTCCGGCAAGTTTGTGAAGATCATGTACGGGCACAAATCCAACTCTTTAGAGAA GACTCTCTGGACAGCCTGTCGTTCCTAAAGAGAATGAACAGATGCTGGCAGGATCACTGCAGACAAACG ATTATGATCCGTAGCATATTTCTCTTTCTGGATCGTACATATGTCCTACAGAACTCCCTGCTTCCCTCTATCTG GGACACGGGATTGGAACTGTTTCGGACACACATCGTGAGCGACAGTGCGGTCCAGAGTCGTACGGTAGAGGGGATTCTGGAGCAGattgaaaaagaaagaaatggcgAGACTGTGGACCGTAGTCTCCTGCGCAGCTTACTGGGCATGCTGTCAGATTTACAG GTGTATAAGGAATCACTTGAGCACAGGTTCCTAATGGAGACGGATCGATTGTATGCAGCAGAGGGTCAAAGACTGATGCTGGAGAGAGAC GTGCCTGAATACCTGCATCATGTAGCGAAGCGACTAGAGGAGGAGAACGATCGTGTCATCAGCTACCTGGATCAGAGCACTCA GAAGCCGCTGATCTCTGTTGTAGAGAAGCAACTTCTCGGAGAACATTTGACAGCCATTTTGCATAAAG GTCTAAGCACGCTGTTAGATGAGAATCGTGTAACAGAGTTGACCCTGCTGTATCAGCTCTTTAGTAAAGTTAAGGGAGGGCTGCCTGCGTTATTACAGTTCTGGAGGGAATACATCAAG AGCTTTGGAGCCGAGATCGTGAGCTCTCCAGAGAAAGATAAGGACATGGTGCAGGAGCTGCTGGACTTTAAGGATAAGATGGACAACGTAGCACAAAACTGTTTCCAGAGGAACGAGACCTTCATTAATGCCATGAAAGAGGCCTTCGAGAGCTTCATTAACACAAGACCTAACAAACCAGCTGAGCTGATTG CCAAGTACGTGGACTCTAAACTTCGTGCTGGTAACAAAGAAGCCACAGAAGAGGAGCTGGAAAGAATCCTGGACAAAATCATGATCATCTTCCGCTTCATTCATG gaAAGGACGTGTTCGAAGCGTTCTATAAGAAGGATTTAGCCAAGCGCTTGTTGGTGGGCAAAAGTGCCTCTGTGGACGCTGAGAAATCAATGCTGTCCAAACTCAAGCACG AGTGTGGTGCAGCGTTCACCAGCAAGCTTGAGGGCATGTTCAAAGACATGGAGCTCTCCAAAGACATCATGATCCAGTTTAAACAG TACATGCAGAATCAGAGTGACCCCAGCAACATTGATCTGACCGTCAACATCCTCACTATGGGTTACTGGCCCACCTATACCCCCATGGAGGTCCATCTTCCCCCTGAG ATGGTGAAGCTGCAGGAGGTGTTTAAAATGTTCTATCTGGGCAAGCACAGTGGACGAAAGCTTCAGTGGCAGGCCACCCTGGGTCACTCTGTGCTTAAAGCAGAGTTCAAGGAG GGTAAAAAGGAGCTGCAGGTGTCTTTATTCCAGACTCTGGTCTTACTCATGTTTAACGAGGGCGAGGAGTTCACATTAGAGGAGATCCAAACCGCTACTGGAATAG AGACGAGCGAGCTGAGACGCACGCTGCAGTCCCTGGCCTGTGGCAAGGCGCGTGTGCTTAACAAAAATCCCAAAGGGAAGGACGTGGAGGACGGAGATCGTTTCAACTTCAACAGCGACTTCAAACATAAACTGTTTCGCATCAAAATCAACCAGATCCAAATGAAAGAGACG GTGGAGGAGCAGGTCAGCACTACAGAGCGGGTGTTCCAGGACAGGCAGTACCAGATAGACGCTGCCGTGGTGAGAATCATGAAGATGAGGAAGACTCTCAGCCACAATCTGCTCCTGTCAGAACTCTACAACCAGCTCAAGTTTCCTGTCAAG CCAGGTGACTTGAAGAAGCGCATCGAGTCCCTCATCGACAGAGACTACATGGAGCGAGACAAGGAAAATCCCAACCAGTATCACTATGTCGCCTGA